A genomic region of Cydia amplana chromosome 27, ilCydAmpl1.1, whole genome shotgun sequence contains the following coding sequences:
- the LOC134660421 gene encoding zinc finger protein 260-like, with amino-acid sequence MTEIWSLDALCRCCHADGDFKDLRSVYVFDNGPENYLNMLLETLGVTIKPPSVNASYSICDACILHLRSAANFKKKVLECETKFEEYCKNELSQTNYDIKTEPEYLDDFDNNDFGDDIEVKDDSQNSEFTATIKKRVKNIKKEKESDNNHLELTIDVKPKIEGKPRKRNKSSVKGKSSKTKPKVKKEESLVVTVKTETGELYSCKTCGANYQNLDQLNQHINTEHLKGYKCMYCPEYFKNENRYRVHNRLHHNDLKPFHCEHCGRKLGSKMSLLEHVNSVHTKQIYYQCEKCMKKFHSKQVLKIHLKKHDGTFRKLICEQCGVGCNDRTNLRYHVMAVHEKLRLFNCQECDKKFSAMKHLKIHMRFHTGERPYECEICNNAFISRDALTVHQKQHTKSGYKCKTCAKVFPTRGLYASHYRKHVGTKPFKCHLCDKEFAGKYSLNRHVFEHTGDRPYMCPVCGKDFSQKAQLARHSKIHDKGEVVKEKCELCKRTVPNIEKHMLAHNNKPYPCHLCEKRYPEQNALNRHLQRHTGIKPHKCQLCDKGYIQLKTLRGHMMKVHKLPLKTEQEDHFDSVVNTYTIENLKRKTGNPNDIITQDRL; translated from the exons ATGACGGAAATCTGGAGTTTAGATGCACTTTGTCGATGTTGTCATGCAGACGGCGATTTCAAAGATTTACGATCAGTGTATGTTTTCGATAATGGGCCTGAAAATTATCTTAACATGTTACTCGAGACCTTGGGAGTCACG ATAAAGCCGCCATCTGTGAATGCAAGCTACTCCATCTGCGACGCGTGCATCCTGCATCTCCGCAGTGCTGCCAACTTTAAGAAAAAAGTACTGGAATGTGAGACAAAGTTTGAGGAATATTGCAAAA ATGAGTTGTCACAAACAAACTATGATATAAAGACTGAACCAGAATATTTAG ATGACTTCGATAACAATGATTTTG GTGATGATATTGAAGTCAAAGACGATAGTCAAAATTCAG AATTCACCGCCACTATCAAGAAAcgagtaaaaaatattaagaaagaaaaagaat CTGACAACAATCACTTAGAATTGACAATAGACGTGAAACCGAAAATAGAGGGCAAGCCGAGAAAGAGAAACAAGTCGTCCGTCAaag GTAAATCATCAAAAACCAAGCCCAAAGTCAAAAAAGAGGAATCTTTAGTAGTCACCGTCAAAACTGAAACAGGGGAGCTTTACTCTTGTAAAACCTGCGGCGCCAACTATCAGAACTTGGACCAACTCAACCAACATATTAATACAGAGCATCTCAAAGGATACAAATGTATGTACTGTCCGGAATACTTTAAAAACGAAAACAGGTACAGAGTTCATAACCGCCTGCACCATAACGACTTAAAACCATTCCACTGCGAGCACTGCGGCAGAAAACTGGGATCCAAAATGTCGCTACTAGAACACGTGAACTCTGTACACACTAAACAAATCTACTACCAATgtgaaaaatgtatgaaaaaattcCATAGTAAGCAAGTACTAAAGATACATTTGAAAAAACATGACGGCACTTTTAGAAAATTAATTTGCGAGCAATGCGGGGTAGGTTGCAATGACAGGACCAACTTGAGATACCACGTTATGGCAGTTCATGAGAAGTTAAGGTTGTTCAACTGTCAGGAATGTGACAAAAAATTCTCCGCCATGAAACATTTGAAGATACATATGAGGTTTCACACTGGGGAGAGACCGTACGAGTGCGAAATATGCAATAACGCTTTCATTTCAAGAGACGCGTTGACTGTTCACCAAAAACAGCACACGAAAAGTGGGTACAAATGTAAGACGTGTGCCAAAGTATTTCCTACTCGGGGTTTATACGCTTCCCATTATAGGAAACACGTAGGTACTAAGccatttaaatgccatttgtGTGATAAGGAATTCGCTGGTAAATACTCCTTAAATCGTCATGTATTTGAGCATACCGGCGATCGTCCATACATGTGTCCAGTCTGTGGTAAAGATTTCTCACAAAAAGCACAGCTAGCTAGACATAGTAAGATTCACGATAAGGGGGAAGTGGTTAAGGAAAAGTGTGAATTGTGTAAAAGAACTGTGCCTAATATAGAGAAACATATGCTAGCGCATAATAATAAGCCGTATCCTTGTCATTTGTGTGAAAAGAGATACCCAGAGCAGAATGCCTTAAACAGACATTTGCAGAGGCATACCGGGATCAAGCCACACAAATGTCAACTGTGTGATAAAGGGTATATTCAATTGAAAACCCTTAGAGGACATATGATGAAAGTGCacaaattaccattaaaaactgAGCAGGAAGATCATTTTGATAGTGTTGTTAATACTTATACCATTGAGAATTTGAAAAGAAAGACAGGTAAccccaatgatattataacccAAGATaggttatga
- the LOC134660419 gene encoding zinc finger protein 816-like, giving the protein MYCPEYFKNENRYRVHNRLHHNDLKPFHCEHCGRKLGSKMSLLEHVNSVHTKQIYYQCEKCMKKFHSKQVLKIHLKKHDGTFRKLICEQCGVGCNDRTNLRYHVMAVHEKLRLFNCQECDKKFSAMKHLKIHMRFHTGERPYECEICNNAFISRDALTVHQKQHTKSGYKCKTCAKVFPTRGLYASHYRKHVGTKPFKCHLCDKEFAGKYSLNRHVFEHTGDRPYMCPVCGKDFSQKAQLARHSKIHDKGEVVKEKCELCKRTVPNIEKHMLAHNNKPYPCHLCEKRYPEQNALNRHLQRHTGIKPHKCQLCDKGYIQLKTLRGHMMKVHKLPLKTEQEDHFDSVVNTYTIQNLKRKTGNPNDIITQDRL; this is encoded by the coding sequence ATGTACTGTCCGGAATACTTTAAAAACGAAAACAGGTACAGAGTTCATAACCGCCTGCACCATAACGACTTAAAACCATTCCACTGCGAGCACTGCGGCAGAAAACTAGGATCCAAAATGTCGCTACTAGAACACGTGAACTCTGTACACACTAAACAAATCTACTACCAATgtgaaaaatgtatgaaaaaattcCATAGTAAGCAAGTACTAAAGATACATTTGAAAAAACATGACGGCACTTTTAGAAAATTAATTTGCGAGCAATGCGGGGTAGGTTGCAATGACAGGACCAACTTGAGATACCACGTTATGGCAGTTCATGAGAAGTTAAGGTTGTTCAACTGTCAGGAATGTGACAAAAAATTCTCCGCCATGAAACATTTGAAGATACATATGAGGTTTCACACTGGGGAGAGACCGTACGAGTGCGAAATATGCAATAACGCTTTCATTTCAAGAGACGCGTTGACTGTTCACCAAAAACAGCACACGAAAAGTGGGTACAAATGTAAGACGTGTGCCAAAGTATTTCCTACTCGGGGTTTATACGCTTCCCATTATAGGAAACACGTAGGTACTAAGccatttaaatgccatttgtGTGATAAGGAATTCGCTGGTAAATACTCCTTAAATCGTCATGTATTTGAGCATACCGGCGATCGTCCATACATGTGTCCAGTCTGTGGTAAAGATTTCTCACAAAAAGCACAGCTAGCTAGACATAGTAAGATTCACGATAAGGGGGAAGTGGTTAAGGAAAAGTGTGAATTGTGTAAAAGAACTGTGCCTAATATAGAGAAACATATGCTAGCGCATAATAATAAGCCGTATCCTTGTCATTTGTGTGAAAAGAGATACCCAGAGCAGAATGCCTTAAACAGACATTTGCAGAGGCATACCGGGATTAAGCCACACAAATGTCAACTCTGTGATAAAGGGTATATTCAATTGAAAACCCTTAGAGGACATATGATGAAAGTGCacaaattaccattaaaaactgAGCAGGAAGATCATTTTGATAGTGTTGTTAATACTTATACCATTCAGAATTTGAAAAGAAAGACAGGTAAccccaatgatattataacccAAGATaggttatga
- the LOC134660420 gene encoding uncharacterized protein LOC134660420 translates to MTEIWSLDALCRCCHADGDFKDLRSVYVFDNGPENYLNMLLETLGVTIKPPSVNASYSICDACILHLRSAANFKKKVLECETKFEEYCKNELSQTNYDIKTEPEYLGK, encoded by the exons ATGACGGAAATCTGGAGTTTAGATGCACTTTGTCGATGTTGTCATGCAGACGGCGATTTCAAAGATTTACGATCAGTGTATGTTTTCGATAACGGGCCTGAAAATTATCTTAACATGTTACTCGAGACCTTGGGAGTCACG ATAAAGCCTCCGTCCGTGAATGCAAGCTACTCCATCTGCGACGCGTGCATCCTGCATCTCCGCAGTGCTGCCAACTTTAAGAAGAAAGTACTGGAATGTGAGACAAAGTTTGAGGAATATTGCAAAA ATGAGTTGTCACAAACAAACTATGATATAAAGACTGAACCAGAATATTTAGGTAAGTGA